One Prinia subflava isolate CZ2003 ecotype Zambia chromosome 9, Cam_Psub_1.2, whole genome shotgun sequence DNA segment encodes these proteins:
- the FFAR4 gene encoding free fatty acid receptor 4, producing the protein MLVSRGTPGGNRTYFPFFSDFRGRNVTALRIGESSALAFIFLLSLAGNIWGICLLVRRHRRLCAANCLVLNLFCADLVFITAMPFIAVVRWTESWVLGDAVCHLLFYVVSLSGTVIILSLSAVSLERVVSIARLRHAAFRRRKVLAAALLLIWGFAALATLPLCCFFTVVRLPAPAGQDIQICTLDWPSTAGETVWDTTFAIVFFLIPGFVIVISYSKILQITKASRRSLNAGLAYSEHHHIRVSQQDYKLFRALFLLMISFFIMWSPIIVIIFLILVQNFKKDLNILPSVFFWIAVFTFANSAVNPVLYNVAHFRRKCQEILLCCTGNPEGHGAGTETTARRSNREQPHLSFITR; encoded by the exons ATGCTGGTGTCCAGGGGCACACCAGGAGGGAACAGGACCTATTTCCCCTTCTTCTCGGACTTCAGGGGCCGCAATGTGACGGCCCTGCGCATCGGCGAGTCATCTGCCCTGGCCTTCATCTTCCTGCTGTCGTTGGCGGGAAACATCTGGGGCATCTGCCTGCTGGTGCGGCGGCACCGCCGGCTCTGCGCCGCCAACTGCCTCGTCCTCAACCTCTTCTGCGCCGACCTGGTCTTCATCACCGCCATGCCCTTCATCGCCGTCGTGCGCTGGACCGAGTCCTGGGTGCTGGGCGACGCCGTCTGCCACCTGCTCTTCTATGTGGTGAGCCTGAGCGGCACCGTCATCATCCTCTCCCTGTCGGCCGTCAGCCTGGAGCGCGTCGTCAGCATCGCCCGGCTGCGCCACGCCGCCTTCCGCCGCCGCAAGGTGCTGGCCGCCGCCTTGCTCCTCATCTGGGGCTTCGCCGCCCTCGCCACCCTCCcgctctgctgcttcttcaccGTGGTGCGGCTGCCCGCCCCCGCCGGCCAG GACATTCAAATTTGCACCCTGGATtggcccagcactgcaggagaaaCAGTCTGGGATACCACCTTtgccattgttttctttctgatacCAGGATTCGTCATTGTCATCAGTTACTCCAAAATCTTACAG ATTACAAAAGCATCAAGAAGAAGTTTAAATGCTGGTTTAGCCTACTCAGAACATCATCACATTCGTGTCTCCCAGCAAGACTACAAACTATTCCGAGCCCTTTTTCTGCTGATGATATCTTTCTTCATTATGTGGAGCCCAATAatagttattatttttttaattttagttcaGAACTTCaaaaaagatttaaatattttgccatCAGTTTTCTTCTGGATAGCAGTATTCACTTTTGCCAACTCTGCTGTCAATCCAGTTCTGTATAATGTTGCCCATTTCAGACGTAAATGTCAGGAAATTCTTCTCTGTTGTACAGGGAACCCTGAAGGGCATGGAGCAGGTACAGAAACCACTGCAAGAAGAAGTAACCGTGAACAGCCACATTTGTCTTTCATTACCAGATAA